Proteins from a genomic interval of bacterium:
- a CDS encoding peptidylprolyl isomerase, translated as MKSIAFRLVFVVLAAQLLAACSSVPDSILATMQGDTLRTDEYEKMFLRTRMDEPYNMDDKKDFLHTLVNFRLKLREAKEEKIAEREAVQKDLKTYRNQLAKTFLYEHELKLPGMHTLYDRRKEEVSLQHIVIGYEKFDDGSIDTLSTLEKAKRIFRIVRNSTAPFDSLVLEYSDDESKERTLGKLGWFIAGQSFPKLDDMVYNMQVGEITPNLLRTAFGYHILKLIGRKPSRQRLRPAHILYRLDINNPDDTTEAYAHLSLVLDSLRKGLATFEELARRNSQDSLSGAKGGDLGWMNRGTNLEPNFETALFNLQVGEVSGVVRTAFGMHIIKVLDEEPIPPFEEVEDELRTIYMRERFAMDFLNFVKSSREKYDFKVNDNVARLVMSRVDSTVNTSTPNWEKALRDEDFKAYLFSTKIGPVTVRDAIQFSKKEPTLQMRPINRPTLDTLAMMMADELIAIDQTKGYEQKYPELKRLLTEYRQSTLVSTLEDEQIWGKLDVTEDSVRAWWEPRKDQFIFPARVQFAELYTYTEKQSRLFIDSLNNGADFQELAARYTQRPGLHSAQDWPYVPVNENELSKVAATLPIGQATGPLKYQSGFSLIKLLDRQPPRTKTFEEAHSAATAGYKEYKAVQLREHWLQSLRQKYQLETYPDHLEYTFVKKEAAATE; from the coding sequence GTGAAATCCATTGCATTTCGCCTCGTTTTCGTCGTCCTCGCCGCACAGTTGCTGGCGGCCTGTTCCAGTGTTCCCGATTCCATCCTCGCAACCATGCAGGGCGACACCCTGCGCACGGACGAGTACGAGAAGATGTTTCTCCGTACGCGCATGGATGAACCGTACAACATGGATGACAAGAAGGATTTTCTCCATACCCTTGTCAATTTTCGCCTGAAACTGCGTGAGGCGAAGGAAGAGAAGATCGCCGAACGTGAAGCGGTGCAGAAGGATCTGAAGACCTATCGCAACCAGCTCGCAAAGACCTTCCTCTATGAGCACGAACTCAAACTTCCCGGCATGCACACGCTGTATGACAGGCGCAAGGAAGAAGTGAGTCTTCAGCATATCGTCATCGGATATGAAAAGTTCGATGACGGTTCGATCGACACGTTGTCAACCCTCGAAAAAGCCAAACGTATTTTCAGAATCGTGCGTAACAGCACCGCGCCGTTCGACAGCCTGGTGCTCGAGTACAGCGATGATGAAAGCAAGGAACGTACGCTGGGCAAGCTCGGGTGGTTTATTGCCGGACAGAGTTTTCCGAAGCTCGATGACATGGTGTACAATATGCAGGTCGGGGAGATTACACCGAACCTGCTGCGTACCGCCTTCGGCTACCACATCCTGAAACTCATCGGACGCAAGCCCTCACGGCAGCGCCTGCGTCCCGCACATATCCTCTATCGTCTCGACATCAATAATCCCGACGATACCACGGAAGCCTACGCGCATCTCTCTCTGGTCCTCGATTCCCTGCGCAAGGGACTCGCGACCTTCGAGGAACTCGCGCGCAGGAATTCACAGGATTCACTCTCCGGTGCCAAGGGCGGTGACCTGGGGTGGATGAATCGCGGGACCAACCTCGAACCGAACTTTGAGACCGCGCTGTTCAACCTGCAGGTCGGCGAAGTATCGGGCGTCGTGCGCACGGCCTTCGGCATGCATATCATCAAGGTGCTCGACGAAGAGCCCATCCCGCCGTTCGAAGAGGTGGAAGACGAATTGCGCACCATTTACATGCGTGAGCGGTTCGCGATGGATTTCCTCAACTTCGTGAAGAGCTCACGCGAGAAGTACGACTTCAAGGTGAACGACAATGTCGCGCGGCTTGTCATGTCGCGGGTGGACAGCACGGTCAACACGTCGACCCCGAATTGGGAAAAGGCGCTGCGGGATGAGGATTTCAAAGCCTATCTCTTCAGCACGAAGATCGGGCCCGTCACCGTCAGGGATGCTATCCAGTTCAGCAAGAAAGAGCCGACGCTGCAGATGCGTCCCATCAACCGGCCGACGCTCGACACGCTGGCGATGATGATGGCCGATGAGCTGATCGCCATTGACCAGACCAAAGGCTACGAGCAGAAATATCCCGAGTTGAAACGGCTGCTCACCGAGTACCGGCAGAGTACGCTTGTGTCCACCCTCGAAGACGAACAGATCTGGGGTAAGCTGGACGTGACGGAAGATTCGGTGCGTGCCTGGTGGGAACCGCGGAAGGATCAGTTCATCTTTCCCGCCCGCGTGCAGTTTGCCGAGCTTTACACCTATACCGAAAAACAATCCCGCCTGTTCATCGACAGCCTCAACAATGGCGCGGATTTCCAGGAACTCGCAGCGCGCTACACGCAGCGTCCCGGCCTGCACAGTGCGCAGGACTGGCCCTACGTTCCCGTGAACGAAAACGAACTTTCGAAGGTGGCTGCGACGCTTCCCATCGGACAGGCAACCGGTCCGCTCAAGTATCAATCGGGTTTCAGCCTGATCAAACTGCTCGACCGCCAGCCTCCCCGCACAAAAACGTTCGAGGAAGCGCATTCCGCGGCGACTGCCGGGTACAAGGAATACAAGGCCGTGCAGCTTCGGGAACACTGGCTGCAGTCTCTGCGTCAGAAGTATCAGCTCGAGACCTATCCTGACCATCTCGAGTATACCTTCGTCAAGAAGGAAGCAGCCGCTACCGAGTAG
- a CDS encoding peptidylprolyl isomerase has product MKRLLFPVIAAFLLCTSLLPAQNSRVLDRVVAVIGDEIITQSELQLQMLQAGSQPNMSDSVLTRRILDAMMNDKLVLAQAVLDSIEIPQEEVTRRLEEQIKQLTRYYGSEQKLEQVAGMNINRMRREFREDIRKRMMIDMLKQQKFGSITVSHREVVEFFETYNDSLPPVPEQVELQQIAIFPRVTEDFKRAAREKAQRILDSIRAGASFEEMAKRYSDDVGSARNGGSLGLARRGVFVKEFEEAAFALKPGEVSDIVETQFGFHIIKLLEKKGEAIRPQHILIKVEKTGESDQATIDTLNMLRKRILDGEDFATLAKKYSEDEETRKFGGSLGKVEVPELSDEMKTVQQDLTVGEISEPVKVTLGRDYAYAIVRLAERIPPHTATLQDDYQRIANFAKIYKQNRKYADWIEEIKKNVYWKVNM; this is encoded by the coding sequence ATGAAGCGTCTTTTATTTCCCGTCATCGCAGCATTTCTGCTGTGCACCTCACTCCTCCCGGCACAGAACAGCCGCGTCCTCGACCGCGTCGTCGCTGTTATCGGTGATGAAATTATCACACAGTCCGAATTGCAGCTGCAGATGCTGCAGGCCGGATCGCAGCCGAACATGAGTGATTCGGTTCTGACCCGGCGCATTCTTGACGCCATGATGAACGACAAACTCGTGCTCGCGCAGGCGGTGCTTGACAGTATTGAGATTCCGCAGGAGGAAGTGACACGCCGGCTTGAGGAGCAGATCAAGCAGCTCACGCGCTATTACGGTTCCGAACAGAAACTCGAGCAGGTTGCGGGTATGAACATCAACCGCATGCGCCGGGAATTCCGCGAGGACATTCGCAAGCGTATGATGATCGACATGCTCAAGCAGCAGAAGTTCGGGAGTATCACCGTATCGCATCGCGAGGTGGTGGAATTCTTCGAAACCTACAACGACAGTCTGCCTCCCGTCCCGGAACAGGTGGAACTGCAGCAGATCGCGATCTTCCCGCGTGTCACTGAAGACTTCAAGCGGGCGGCGCGGGAAAAAGCGCAACGCATTCTGGATTCCATCCGTGCGGGTGCGTCCTTCGAAGAAATGGCAAAGCGGTACAGCGACGATGTGGGCAGCGCGCGAAACGGCGGCAGTCTCGGACTCGCCCGCCGCGGTGTGTTCGTCAAGGAATTCGAGGAAGCCGCATTTGCGCTGAAACCCGGCGAAGTCTCGGATATCGTTGAAACCCAGTTCGGATTTCATATCATCAAGCTGCTCGAGAAGAAGGGCGAGGCCATTCGTCCCCAGCATATCCTCATCAAGGTGGAAAAGACCGGGGAAAGCGATCAGGCGACCATCGATACCCTGAACATGCTCCGCAAGCGCATCCTCGACGGCGAGGATTTTGCGACACTCGCAAAAAAATATTCGGAAGACGAGGAAACGCGGAAATTCGGCGGCAGTCTCGGCAAGGTCGAAGTGCCTGAACTGAGTGACGAGATGAAAACCGTGCAGCAGGACTTAACGGTGGGAGAGATCAGCGAGCCCGTGAAGGTGACACTCGGTCGTGATTACGCTTACGCCATCGTACGACTGGCTGAGCGCATCCCGCCGCACACCGCCACGCTCCAGGATGATTATCAGCGCATTGCCAACTTTGCAAAGATCTACAAGCAGAACCGCAAATACGCGGACTGGATCGAAGAAATCAAAAAGAATGTCTACTGGAAAGTGAATATGTGA